One window from the genome of Podospora pseudocomata strain CBS 415.72m chromosome 6, whole genome shotgun sequence encodes:
- a CDS encoding hypothetical protein (COG:S; EggNog:ENOG503P0Z1) has translation MAPLSSSTVLVAALLATTTLAQSNVRVWSSVAWILYGDRTPLLSDNPTLTPLGAQQLKAQGAALRTRYLWKSSPDDDDIDSNGLDDIAPIHGIEQYTINNRQLRAMSTTDTYNIASAMAFFQGLYPPTTIKPSNSTGGAIAATLANGTTMTYPLDGYQYPQIQTLSRLFNPDSIYLDGSSHCPSFLQSMASFPSEETPSSNLSTSSSFYASLYPRIFNSSSLPLDQLDFLQAYNIYDYAAYHHLHNPLLSPLFAEGELPRLRSLASSEIRSRHGNLSLPIRTIAGRTLASYTKSLLVDNIRSAGFTSKLNLLFSSFEPFVAFFALSRLDAGASRELFRELPYPGAVMLFELFSTVNTTKGMDGEEEYPEVKDLKVRFLYRNSSASEARLRVYSLFETGVNYPTLEFLDFERKMMGVGVRGDRKGGDQDVEYGGRGQKKERVGSWELRNGKKVVEGVGEGVEETGTGARVEVPDPSHLRAVGGRWEEDDDDRLSLYGREPVKAREF, from the exons ATGgcccccctctcttcctcgacgGTCCTCGTCGCCGCTCTCCTGGCAACAACCACCCTTGCGCAATCCAACGTGCGAGTCTGGTCCTCCGTCGCTTGGATCCTCTACGGCGACCGCACCCCTTTGCTGTCAgacaacccaaccctcacccccctcggcgCGCAACAGCTCAAAGCCCAAGGCGCCGCCCTGCGAACCCGTTACCTTTGGAAATCCTCCCctgacgacgatgacatcGATAGTAACGGCCTCGACGACATCGCCCCCATCCACGGAATAGAGCAAtacaccatcaacaaccgcCAGCTCAGAGCCatgtccaccaccgacaCCTACAACATCGCCTCGGCCATGGCCTTCTTCCAAGGCCTctacccccccaccaccatcaaaccctccaactccaccgGCGGTGCCATCGCCGCCACCCTAGCAAACGGAACAACAATGACCTACCCCCTCGACGGCTACCAATacccccaaatccaaaccctctcccgcctcttCAACCCAGACTCCATCTACCTCGACGGCTCCTCCCACTGCCCTTCCTTTTTGCAGTCCATGGCCAGTTTTCCAAGCGAAGAAACCCCCTcgtccaacctctccacctcgtcctcctttTACGCAAGCCTCTACCCCCGCATCTtcaactcttcctccctgCCCTTGGACCAGCTCGACTTTCTACAGGCCTACAACATCTACGACTACGCCgcctaccaccacctccacaacccgTTGCTATCTCCCCTTTTTGCCGAAGGTGAACTCCCCCGCCTCCGCTCCCTGGCCTCGAGCGAAATCCGCTCCCGCCACGggaacctctccctccccatcaggACCATCGCCGGGCGCACCTTGGCAAGCTACACAAAATCCCTGCTGGTAGACAACATCCGTTCGGCGGGTTTCACCAGcaagctcaacctcctcttttCGTCATTCGAGCCCTTTGTTGCGTTTTTTGCGCTGTCGAGGCTGGATGCAGGCGCGAGCAGGGAGCTGTTTCGTGAGCTCCCTTACCCGGGGGCGGTGATGCTTTTTGAACTCTTCAGCACGGTGAATACGACcaaggggatggatggggaggaggagtaccCCGAGGTTAAGGACCTGAAGGTGAGGTTTCTGTATAGGAATTCCAGTGCGAGcgaggcgaggttgagggtttATAGTTTGTTTGAGACGGGGGTGAACTACCCGACTTTGGAGTTTTTGGATTttgagaggaagatgatgggggtgggggtcaggg GGGATAGGAAGGGTGGGGATCAGGATGTGGAGTACGGCGGACGggggcagaagaaggagagggtggggagttgggagttgaggaatgggaagaaggtggtggagggggttggcgagggggtggaggaaacggggacgggggcgagggtggaggtgcctGATCCGAGTCATTTACGGGCtgtgggggggagatgggaagaggatgatgatgatcggTTGAGTTTGTATGGGCGGGAGCCGGTGAAGGCGCGGGAGTTTTAG